A single genomic interval of Oceanithermus profundus DSM 14977 harbors:
- a CDS encoding rhomboid family intramembrane serine protease, which translates to MFPIRDSIRHHGPALVTRLLIAANVLVFFWQLSLGPEGFRWAVNAYGFVPKFFFADPAGEFGRIFTSMFLHGGFEHILGNMWFLWIFGPAVEARLGGGRYLLVYLLAGIGAALVEALFLPGSTVPMIGASGAISGVLGAYFLLFPTAWILTLIWPLPPIFFWFPAAFFIGYWVLIQVLYGALGLPGVAWWAHVGGFIVGYLLTYLSRPRREYKAEPFWHGMYGF; encoded by the coding sequence GTGTTTCCCATCCGCGACTCGATCCGGCACCACGGCCCCGCGCTCGTGACGCGCCTGCTCATCGCCGCCAACGTCCTCGTCTTCTTCTGGCAGCTGAGCCTGGGCCCCGAGGGCTTTCGCTGGGCGGTAAACGCCTACGGCTTCGTGCCCAAGTTCTTCTTCGCCGACCCGGCGGGCGAGTTCGGGCGCATCTTCACCAGCATGTTCCTGCACGGGGGCTTCGAGCACATCCTGGGCAACATGTGGTTCCTCTGGATCTTCGGCCCGGCGGTGGAGGCGCGCCTGGGCGGCGGACGCTACCTGCTGGTCTACCTGCTGGCGGGCATTGGCGCCGCGCTCGTCGAGGCCCTCTTCCTCCCCGGCAGCACCGTGCCCATGATCGGCGCCTCGGGGGCGATCTCCGGGGTCTTGGGGGCGTACTTCCTGCTCTTCCCCACGGCCTGGATCCTGACCCTGATCTGGCCGCTGCCCCCGATCTTCTTCTGGTTCCCGGCCGCCTTCTTCATCGGCTACTGGGTGCTCATCCAGGTCCTCTACGGGGCCCTGGGCCTGCCGGGCGTGGCCTGGTGGGCGCACGTGGGCGGGTTCATCGTGGGTTACCTGCTCACCTACCTCTCCCGGCCCCGGCGCGAATACAAGGCCGAGCCTTTCTGGCACGGCATGTACGGTTTCTAG
- a CDS encoding SDH family Clp fold serine proteinase, with protein MNSSDWISQLFWLFIIFSMMSPYFQQQALFAARARKMAALEKKRKSRVITLIHRQEAISLLGIPLARFIDIDDSEQVLRAIRMTDKHVPIDLILHTPGGLVLAAEQIAEALKRHPAKVTVFVPHYAMSGGTLIALGADEIVMDENAVLGPVDPQLGNKPAASIVKVLEMKEIADIDDETLILADVSKKALKQVKETVMGLLKNTIPDDRVEDVASLLSQGTWTHDYPIDVAQARGFGLPVSTEMPPEVYELMELYPQPRGGKPSVQYIPLPHQREVNGKGR; from the coding sequence GTGAACAGCAGCGACTGGATCAGCCAACTGTTCTGGCTCTTCATCATTTTTTCGATGATGAGCCCCTACTTTCAGCAGCAGGCCCTCTTCGCCGCGCGCGCCCGCAAGATGGCGGCGCTCGAGAAGAAGCGCAAGAGCCGGGTGATCACCCTGATCCACCGCCAGGAGGCCATCAGCCTGCTCGGCATCCCCCTGGCGCGTTTCATCGACATCGACGACTCCGAACAGGTGCTCAGGGCCATCCGCATGACCGACAAGCACGTGCCCATCGACCTGATCCTGCACACGCCCGGCGGGCTGGTGCTGGCGGCCGAGCAGATCGCCGAGGCCCTCAAGCGCCACCCCGCGAAAGTAACCGTCTTCGTGCCCCACTACGCCATGTCCGGCGGCACGCTGATCGCCCTGGGCGCCGACGAGATCGTCATGGACGAGAACGCCGTCCTGGGGCCGGTGGACCCGCAGCTCGGCAACAAGCCCGCGGCCTCGATCGTCAAGGTGCTGGAGATGAAGGAGATCGCCGACATCGACGACGAGACCCTGATCCTCGCCGACGTGTCCAAGAAGGCGCTGAAGCAGGTCAAGGAGACCGTGATGGGGCTGCTCAAGAACACGATCCCCGACGACCGCGTCGAGGACGTGGCCAGCCTGCTCAGCCAGGGCACCTGGACCCACGACTACCCCATCGACGTCGCCCAGGCGCGGGGGTTCGGCCTGCCGGTGAGCACCGAGATGCCGCCCGAGGTGTACGAGTTGATGGAGCTCTACCCGCAGCCGCGCGGAGGCAAGCCGAGCGTGCAGTACATCCCGCTGCCGCACCAGCGCGAGGTGAACGGCAAGGGCCGTTAG
- a CDS encoding MFS transporter, which produces MRAVWNLHLATFLFFLAYGLTVPTLPLYLKAQGLGAAWIGWAVALMPLAGLALRPFGGWASDGWSRKKPSLIGLGLGALSGLFYLGPLAAVLVGRFLQGAAMALFAPSSLAITSDLVPEHVVGRVMGTRNLILGIGVMSGTALGGFVVDLYGFTAVWLLVLGVQLVWIPFFVWGVPETLDAPSANPWWANFGAVLRDRGILAPTLANTGFAAVFATLQTFYPLVLSEAGFRAAWVGAFLAFYSLVSVFFRLPAGYLADRFEAGWVALAGFVSATLGLFLLWALPLPPFAFAAGFFMGAGAGLYLPANIVAVTRAARPELRGSAFSLFTASWDLGGLVGPPVGGAVAAALGLGALFPLMALGALLTVLGFVWVRGGGGRFRPA; this is translated from the coding sequence GTGCGCGCCGTATGGAACCTGCACCTCGCCACCTTCCTCTTCTTCCTGGCCTACGGCCTGACCGTGCCCACGCTGCCCCTCTACCTCAAGGCCCAGGGCCTTGGGGCGGCCTGGATCGGCTGGGCGGTGGCGCTGATGCCGCTCGCGGGGCTGGCGCTGCGGCCGTTCGGGGGCTGGGCCTCCGACGGTTGGAGCCGCAAGAAGCCGAGCCTGATCGGTCTGGGCCTGGGGGCGCTTTCGGGCCTCTTCTACCTGGGGCCCCTCGCCGCCGTGCTGGTCGGGCGCTTTCTCCAGGGCGCGGCGATGGCCCTCTTCGCCCCCAGCTCGCTCGCCATCACCAGCGACCTGGTGCCCGAGCACGTGGTGGGCCGGGTGATGGGCACCCGTAACCTGATCCTGGGCATCGGGGTGATGAGCGGCACCGCCCTGGGCGGCTTCGTGGTGGACCTCTACGGGTTCACGGCGGTGTGGTTGCTCGTGCTCGGGGTGCAGCTCGTCTGGATCCCCTTTTTCGTCTGGGGCGTACCCGAGACGCTGGATGCGCCCTCCGCCAACCCCTGGTGGGCCAACTTCGGCGCGGTCCTGCGCGATCGGGGCATCCTCGCGCCCACGCTGGCCAACACCGGTTTCGCCGCCGTCTTCGCCACCCTGCAGACCTTCTACCCGCTCGTCCTCAGCGAGGCCGGTTTCCGGGCCGCCTGGGTGGGCGCCTTCCTCGCCTTCTACAGCCTGGTTTCGGTCTTCTTCCGCCTTCCCGCCGGGTACCTGGCCGACCGCTTCGAAGCCGGGTGGGTAGCGCTCGCCGGCTTCGTGAGCGCCACGCTGGGCCTGTTCCTGCTCTGGGCGCTGCCGCTGCCGCCGTTCGCCTTCGCCGCCGGCTTCTTCATGGGTGCCGGGGCGGGGCTCTACCTGCCCGCGAACATCGTGGCCGTCACCCGCGCCGCCCGGCCGGAGCTGCGGGGTTCGGCCTTCAGCCTCTTCACCGCCAGTTGGGACCTGGGCGGCCTGGTGGGGCCGCCCGTGGGCGGTGCGGTCGCCGCGGCGCTAGGGCTGGGCGCCCTCTTCCCGCTGATGGCCCTGGGGGCCTTGTTAACGGTCCTGGGCTTCGTCTGGGTCCGGGGCGGCGGTGGCCGCTTCCGTCCGGCGTAG
- a CDS encoding endonuclease/exonuclease/phosphatase family protein → MTILRRFFAALFGLVLLAALAFAGLVGWLWITDYRPQPVEPLAVQGQGSFGAPAGLSLLTWNIGYAGLGAEQDFFLDGGTHGWPGRAEVERYLAGIAAHLKDRPADVVLIQEVDLASRRSYGINEALALARALPDYAFVLAKNYDVAFVPVPVARPMGRVKSGLMTLSRWRPAAAERHALPGRYGFLVQLVQLDRAFVLTRYPAADGRDWVVINTHNSAFDAGQLREQQLGYIKEVMTREYARGNYVVVGGDWNLILPGVDPDAAFAHSEPRPGFYLPFPEDWTPAGWTWAYDARTPTNRSVSRPWRPGENYVTVIDGFLVSPNVEVQEVRTEDLGFASSDHNPVRVRLRARP, encoded by the coding sequence ATGACGATCCTCCGGCGTTTCTTCGCAGCCCTCTTCGGCCTGGTGCTGCTCGCGGCCCTGGCCTTCGCCGGCCTCGTGGGCTGGCTCTGGATCACCGACTACCGGCCGCAGCCCGTGGAACCGCTCGCGGTTCAGGGGCAGGGAAGCTTCGGTGCGCCCGCCGGCCTGAGCCTCCTGACCTGGAACATCGGTTACGCCGGCTTGGGCGCCGAGCAGGACTTCTTTCTCGACGGGGGAACCCACGGCTGGCCCGGCCGCGCCGAGGTGGAGCGCTACCTTGCGGGCATCGCTGCCCACCTCAAGGACCGCCCCGCTGACGTGGTGCTGATCCAGGAGGTGGACCTGGCTTCCCGCCGCAGCTACGGCATCAACGAAGCGCTGGCGTTGGCCCGGGCGCTCCCCGACTACGCCTTCGTCCTGGCCAAGAACTACGACGTCGCTTTCGTTCCGGTGCCCGTGGCCCGGCCGATGGGCCGGGTCAAGTCGGGGTTGATGACGCTGTCGCGCTGGCGCCCCGCCGCCGCCGAGCGCCACGCCCTCCCCGGCCGCTACGGCTTCCTGGTGCAGCTGGTGCAGCTCGACCGCGCCTTCGTCCTCACCCGTTACCCGGCCGCGGACGGGCGCGACTGGGTGGTGATCAACACCCACAACTCGGCCTTCGACGCCGGCCAGCTGCGCGAGCAGCAGCTCGGCTACATCAAGGAGGTCATGACCCGCGAGTACGCGAGAGGCAACTACGTGGTCGTGGGCGGCGACTGGAACCTGATCCTGCCCGGGGTGGACCCGGACGCGGCCTTCGCCCACAGCGAGCCGCGCCCCGGGTTCTACCTGCCCTTCCCGGAGGACTGGACGCCCGCGGGCTGGACCTGGGCCTACGACGCCCGTACGCCCACCAACCGCTCCGTGAGCCGCCCATGGCGCCCGGGCGAGAACTACGTGACCGTGATCGACGGCTTCCTGGTGAGCCCCAACGTCGAGGTGCAGGAGGTGCGCACCGAGGACCTGGGCTTCGCCAGCTCCGACCACAACCCGGTGCGGGTGCGCCTGCGCGCGCGGCCGTGA
- the proS gene encoding proline--tRNA ligase — protein MAKEQGVTPQSQDFSEWYIDVIQKAELVDYGPVRGTMVMRPYGYALWENLQRELDRMIKETGHENAYFPLFIPMSFLQKEAEHVEGFAPELAVVTHAGGEELEEPLAVRPTSETVIGYMWSKWISSWRDLPVLMNQWANVVRWEKRPRPFLRTTEFLWQEGHTAHATREEAEEETRRMLGVYAQLARDYAAIPVWEGMKTEKEKFAGAVYTTTIEAMMRDGKALQAGTSHFLGQNFARAFEITFQDQDLEEKYVWTTSWGLSTRMIGAIIMAHGDDQGLILPPRLAPIQVVVVPIYRKNTREVVLEAARELVREIRAAGVRVHLDDRDQYSPGYKFNEWELKGVPLRIEIGPRDVEAGHAVLKSRLGGEKEFIGLRDLPGLLPERLEGFHRALYERALAFREAGVRRVDDYDAFKAQVERGFAAAFHCGEAVCEKAIQEETKATTRLIPFDFPEEEGVCVRCGRPSAYGKRVLFAKAY, from the coding sequence ATGGCGAAGGAGCAAGGCGTCACGCCGCAATCGCAGGACTTCAGTGAGTGGTACATCGACGTCATCCAGAAGGCCGAGCTGGTGGACTACGGCCCGGTGCGCGGCACGATGGTCATGCGCCCTTACGGCTACGCGCTGTGGGAGAACCTGCAGCGCGAGCTCGACCGGATGATCAAGGAGACCGGGCACGAGAACGCCTACTTCCCGCTCTTCATCCCCATGAGCTTCCTCCAAAAGGAAGCCGAGCACGTCGAGGGTTTCGCTCCCGAGCTGGCGGTGGTCACCCACGCCGGCGGCGAGGAGCTGGAGGAACCGCTGGCGGTGCGGCCGACCAGCGAGACGGTGATCGGCTACATGTGGTCGAAGTGGATCAGCAGCTGGCGCGACCTGCCGGTGCTGATGAACCAGTGGGCCAACGTGGTGCGCTGGGAGAAGCGGCCGCGGCCCTTTCTGCGGACCACCGAGTTCCTCTGGCAGGAGGGCCACACCGCCCACGCCACCCGCGAGGAGGCCGAGGAGGAGACCCGGCGGATGCTGGGCGTCTACGCCCAGCTGGCCCGCGACTACGCCGCCATTCCCGTGTGGGAGGGGATGAAGACCGAGAAGGAGAAGTTCGCCGGCGCCGTCTACACCACCACCATCGAGGCGATGATGCGCGACGGCAAGGCGCTCCAGGCCGGCACCAGCCACTTCCTGGGGCAGAACTTCGCCAGGGCCTTCGAGATCACCTTCCAGGACCAGGACCTGGAGGAAAAGTACGTCTGGACCACCTCCTGGGGGCTTTCCACCCGCATGATCGGGGCGATCATCATGGCCCACGGCGACGACCAGGGCCTGATCCTGCCGCCCAGGCTGGCCCCGATTCAGGTGGTCGTCGTCCCCATCTACCGCAAGAACACCCGCGAGGTGGTGCTCGAGGCCGCGCGCGAGCTCGTGCGCGAGATCCGCGCCGCCGGCGTGCGCGTTCACCTGGACGACCGCGACCAGTACAGCCCCGGTTACAAGTTCAACGAGTGGGAGCTCAAGGGCGTGCCCTTGCGGATCGAGATCGGGCCCCGCGACGTCGAGGCCGGCCACGCGGTCCTCAAGAGCCGGCTGGGCGGCGAGAAGGAGTTCATCGGCCTGCGCGACCTGCCGGGGCTCCTGCCCGAGCGGCTCGAGGGCTTCCACCGGGCCCTCTACGAGCGCGCGCTCGCCTTCCGCGAGGCCGGGGTGCGCCGGGTGGACGACTACGACGCCTTCAAGGCGCAGGTGGAGCGCGGTTTCGCCGCCGCCTTCCACTGCGGCGAGGCCGTTTGCGAGAAGGCCATCCAGGAGGAGACCAAGGCCACCACCCGCCTGATCCCCTTCGACTTTCCCGAAGAGGAGGGGGTCTGCGTCCGCTGCGGTCGGCCCAGCGCCTACGGCAAGCGGGTCCTCTTCGCCAAGGCCTACTGA
- a CDS encoding GNAT family N-acetyltransferase has protein sequence MNYRIAARRVYWRWFGEVDLVGGPTLRMSGDAARWLREGEEVQLRIRGGAAGNLLDAEDYVLERAGRVHWPPFEREVEHARSGVYARTLYGYALRVREARFEQDYEAIAELEQYHYASDHETVAVWRCPDGRRVRASAKPRCRQGEGRLLDIRGSTPASRFLVMELAERKPFEPAIVAYLRLDPPLPAMHRRTPGGVERRIREEVFPADWFHPTFDVKDLLPEGRPWEEAAQRAIDRVRVAAARIARVVVHPDYRSDGLGARIVRLGLEWAVERGVPDGRRDKELVCTVAQMARYHPFFENAGFRYLWDTASGRPVLAYPLTDAAARRMRRFLQSDPYAVEHRGRLYRPRYGRVRGLAGPVVFHGVDKAYASDLDLEDLAPEVRGLLEAFGVRRRRIERRVLRGVKLRIEPGTVQLLWGVSGAGKTTLLRLLWDEMPDAGWVDVPEGRVEAYLPGVAEPAPGDEVLLERVARRLQDVPAAAELLGRMGLADAVLWRALPDQLSTGQRERFLLALLLAGRPDLLLVDEFAAHLDGPNARRLARALARLAREAGITLVVSSHREEVRAALEPDRIVYVGYGSVWSEPGH, from the coding sequence ATGAACTACCGCATCGCGGCGCGGCGCGTCTACTGGCGCTGGTTCGGCGAGGTGGACCTCGTCGGCGGGCCCACGTTGCGGATGAGCGGCGACGCGGCGCGCTGGCTGCGCGAGGGCGAGGAGGTGCAGCTGCGGATTCGGGGCGGGGCCGCGGGCAACCTGCTCGACGCGGAAGACTACGTCCTCGAGCGGGCGGGACGGGTGCACTGGCCCCCTTTCGAGCGCGAGGTCGAGCACGCGCGCTCCGGCGTCTACGCCCGCACGCTCTACGGCTACGCCCTGCGCGTGCGCGAGGCGCGGTTCGAGCAGGACTACGAGGCGATCGCCGAGCTGGAGCAGTACCACTACGCCTCGGACCACGAGACCGTGGCGGTGTGGCGCTGCCCGGACGGCCGCCGGGTGCGGGCGTCCGCCAAGCCGCGTTGCCGGCAGGGCGAGGGGCGGCTGCTCGACATCCGCGGCTCCACCCCGGCGAGCCGTTTCCTGGTCATGGAGCTCGCCGAGCGCAAGCCCTTCGAGCCGGCCATCGTGGCCTACCTGCGGCTCGACCCGCCGTTGCCGGCGATGCACCGGCGCACCCCCGGCGGGGTCGAGCGGCGGATCCGTGAAGAGGTCTTTCCTGCAGACTGGTTCCACCCCACCTTCGACGTCAAGGACCTGCTGCCCGAGGGGCGGCCCTGGGAAGAAGCGGCGCAGCGGGCGATCGACCGGGTGCGGGTGGCGGCCGCGCGAATCGCGCGCGTGGTCGTGCACCCGGATTACCGCTCGGACGGCCTGGGCGCGCGGATCGTGCGCCTGGGGCTCGAGTGGGCGGTGGAGCGCGGCGTTCCCGACGGGCGGCGCGACAAGGAGCTGGTGTGCACGGTCGCGCAGATGGCCCGCTACCACCCCTTCTTCGAGAACGCGGGGTTCCGCTACCTGTGGGACACCGCCTCCGGGCGGCCCGTCCTCGCCTACCCGCTCACCGACGCGGCGGCGCGCCGCATGCGCCGCTTCCTGCAGTCCGATCCCTACGCCGTCGAGCATCGCGGGCGGCTCTACCGCCCGCGCTACGGCCGGGTGCGCGGGCTCGCCGGCCCCGTGGTCTTCCACGGGGTGGACAAGGCGTACGCCAGCGACCTGGACCTGGAGGACCTGGCGCCCGAGGTGCGGGGGCTGCTCGAGGCCTTCGGGGTGCGCCGCCGCCGCATCGAGCGCCGGGTGTTGCGCGGCGTCAAGCTGCGCATCGAACCGGGAACGGTGCAGTTGTTGTGGGGCGTCAGCGGGGCGGGGAAGACGACGCTCCTGCGCCTGCTCTGGGACGAGATGCCCGACGCCGGCTGGGTGGACGTGCCCGAGGGGCGGGTCGAAGCCTACCTGCCCGGCGTCGCCGAGCCCGCTCCGGGGGACGAGGTGCTGCTCGAGCGGGTGGCGCGCCGGCTTCAGGACGTGCCGGCCGCGGCGGAGCTGCTGGGGCGGATGGGACTGGCCGACGCGGTCCTCTGGCGCGCATTGCCGGACCAGCTCTCCACCGGGCAGCGCGAACGCTTCCTGCTGGCGCTGCTCCTCGCCGGACGCCCCGACCTGCTGCTCGTCGACGAGTTCGCCGCCCACCTCGACGGTCCGAACGCGCGCCGGCTCGCCCGGGCGCTGGCCCGCCTCGCGCGCGAGGCGGGGATCACCCTGGTGGTCAGCAGCCACCGGGAGGAGGTGCGCGCCGCGCTCGAGCCCGACCGCATCGTCTACGTCGGCTACGGCTCGGTCTGGTCCGAGCCGGGCCACTGA
- a CDS encoding ASCH domain-containing protein, with amino-acid sequence MPRPKRGLIVREPYAGWIVDGVKTWEIRKHPTRVRGPIGIVSGGRLIGQVDVVGVEGPFGAEELSAFEDRHRAGAFLEAYAQGRPLWAWVLENPRRYPEPLPVPPRRGRMLWVDLDGVQWPGSDQTEP; translated from the coding sequence ATGCCCCGCCCCAAGCGCGGCCTGATCGTGCGCGAGCCCTACGCCGGATGGATCGTCGACGGCGTGAAGACCTGGGAGATCCGCAAGCACCCCACGCGCGTTCGCGGCCCCATCGGCATCGTCAGCGGCGGCCGCCTCATCGGGCAGGTGGACGTGGTGGGGGTGGAAGGGCCCTTCGGTGCGGAAGAGCTTTCGGCCTTCGAAGACCGCCACCGCGCGGGCGCGTTCCTGGAGGCCTACGCCCAGGGCAGGCCGCTGTGGGCCTGGGTGCTGGAAAACCCCCGGCGCTACCCCGAGCCCCTGCCCGTGCCGCCGCGCCGGGGGCGGATGCTGTGGGTGGACCTCGACGGGGTTCAGTGGCCCGGCTCGGACCAGACCGAGCCGTAG
- the nth gene encoding endonuclease III, producing the protein MAPAKLRCPRESKTKKRERALRILKKLEAAYPQARTELRHENPFQLLVATVLSAQATDKSVNEATPALFARFPTPEALAAATPGEVEPFIRRIGLFRTKARNLVALARKLVEEHGGEVPRDKEALMALPGVGWKTATVVLGAAFGVPGIAVDTHLARLAHRLCLSRARTPEKIGAELEALFPREKWVFVHHALILHGRYVCTARKPKCDACVLADDCPNRRNA; encoded by the coding sequence ATGGCGCCCGCGAAGCTGCGTTGCCCGCGCGAGTCCAAAACCAAAAAGCGCGAGCGCGCCCTGCGCATCCTGAAGAAGCTGGAGGCCGCCTACCCCCAGGCGCGCACCGAGCTGCGCCACGAGAACCCCTTCCAGCTACTCGTGGCCACCGTGCTCAGCGCCCAGGCCACCGACAAGTCGGTCAACGAGGCCACCCCCGCCCTCTTCGCGCGCTTTCCCACCCCCGAGGCGCTGGCGGCGGCTACCCCCGGGGAGGTGGAGCCCTTCATCCGCCGCATCGGGCTGTTTCGCACCAAGGCGCGCAACCTGGTGGCGCTGGCGCGCAAGCTCGTGGAGGAGCACGGCGGCGAGGTCCCGCGCGACAAGGAGGCGTTGATGGCGCTGCCCGGCGTGGGCTGGAAGACGGCCACGGTGGTGCTGGGCGCGGCCTTCGGGGTGCCGGGCATCGCCGTGGACACCCACCTGGCGCGGCTGGCGCACCGGCTCTGCCTCTCGCGCGCCCGGACCCCGGAGAAGATCGGGGCCGAGCTGGAAGCGCTCTTTCCCCGGGAGAAGTGGGTCTTTGTGCACCACGCCCTCATCCTCCACGGCCGCTACGTCTGCACCGCGCGCAAGCCGAAGTGCGACGCCTGCGTGCTGGCGGACGACTGCCCTAACCGGCGAAACGCCTGA
- a CDS encoding zinc ribbon domain-containing protein has translation MEDVNIAGALADLYTLQERDQELDKIKEQQELLPPELIEAREKWAELSARLGQLKERYLTLQREYKQNDLEIKDLTAKRKQAEDEQMQSSSVREQTQFENRIQQLSTRIDELTELTMPILEEMENLAEQIQALEAEMAEMKPELDALEAKNAERVAQLEAEYQEKLAKREEMAASIPKNLLREYQAIRRARKGVGVALVYAKGGVYRCSACSVQLPTHVAQRVYQGQQVVRCPSCGRLLWKGPEQPSS, from the coding sequence ATGGAGGACGTGAATATTGCGGGTGCCCTTGCCGACTTGTACACCCTTCAGGAGCGCGACCAAGAGCTTGATAAAATCAAGGAACAGCAGGAACTGTTGCCGCCCGAGCTGATCGAGGCCCGCGAGAAGTGGGCTGAGTTGTCGGCGCGGCTGGGCCAGCTCAAGGAGCGCTACCTAACCCTGCAGCGCGAGTACAAGCAGAACGACCTGGAGATCAAAGACCTCACCGCCAAGCGCAAGCAGGCCGAGGACGAGCAGATGCAGTCCTCGAGCGTGCGCGAGCAGACCCAGTTCGAAAACCGCATCCAACAACTTTCGACCCGCATCGACGAGCTCACCGAACTGACCATGCCCATCCTCGAGGAGATGGAAAACCTGGCCGAGCAGATCCAGGCGCTCGAGGCCGAAATGGCCGAGATGAAGCCCGAGCTCGACGCGCTCGAGGCCAAGAACGCCGAGCGCGTCGCCCAGCTTGAGGCCGAGTACCAGGAGAAGCTGGCCAAGCGCGAGGAGATGGCGGCCAGCATCCCCAAGAACCTGTTGCGCGAGTACCAGGCCATCCGCCGCGCCCGCAAGGGCGTGGGGGTGGCGCTCGTCTACGCCAAGGGGGGCGTCTACCGCTGCAGCGCCTGCAGCGTGCAGCTGCCCACCCACGTGGCCCAGCGGGTCTACCAGGGGCAGCAGGTGGTGCGCTGCCCCAGCTGCGGCCGCCTGCTGTGGAAGGGCCCCGAGCAACCCTCGAGCTAG